GCTACGGAGCGCAAACCACAATAGTAGCATCGCAACAATGCCACCTTGCTGTGGTTCTTGAAAGGCAAAAATCACCAGCGCAACACACAGCATATCTTGGAGCAAAACGACCCAAAGGGGTAGCCCGCGCAGGCGATAAAACCAACCCACCTGCACCAATTGCATCACAAGCGCTAGTAAGGCACACACTGTAGCAATGATGCTAGTCAGCCAACTGGGAATGTCTGTAGCTTGAACGATCGCCACGCCCATAATGGCTCCGACAATTGGGCTAAAGCCTAGTTGCACGAATTGCAAAATGCGTTGCCCTAGCAGTTGAGTCGATGCTAGCAGCTCAAACAGCGACCAACTCAC
Above is a genomic segment from Cyanobacteriota bacterium containing:
- a CDS encoding DUF4126 domain-containing protein, which translates into the protein MIELLAALSAAAAVGVGRIALPLLLIGLMSGDNLWYEVPILNAIAPPIVIGVLVSWSLFELLASTQLLGQRILQFVQLGFSPIVGAIMGVAIVQATDIPSWLTSIIATVCALLALVMQLVQVGWFYRLRGLPLWVVLLQDMLCVALVIFAFQEPQQGGIVAMLLLWFALRSSVEWRRWYVEQADSHHRNQPRRYKQNPD